A window of Psychroflexus sp. ALD_RP9 contains these coding sequences:
- the lysA gene encoding diaminopimelate decarboxylase, producing the protein MKQTDLLQVASEFGNPIYVYDSNKMISQYKRLTDAFKKVKHLRLHYAVKALSNVSVLKLFNSLGSGLDTVSIQEVKLGLKAGVSPEKIIFTPNGVSFSELEEAVQLGVQINIDNLMILEQFGHKYPKVPVCIRINPHVMAGGNTNISVGHIDSKFGISIHQLPHVLRIVENTKMTINGVHMHTGSDILDIEVFLHAAEILFETAKSFKNLEFLDFGSGFKVPYHENDIETDVEQLGQKLSKRFNEFCKDYGKDLTLAFEPGKFLVSEAGFFLAKVNVVKQTTSTVFAQIDSGFNHLIRPMLYGSKHEIINISHPRKQKRFYSVVGYICETDTFANNKRISEISEGDILAFKNAGAYCYSMASNYNSRFRPAEVLWHNNEAKLIRKHENFDDLIRNQVEVAI; encoded by the coding sequence ATGAAACAAACAGACCTTTTACAAGTCGCATCAGAATTTGGAAATCCAATTTATGTTTATGATAGTAATAAGATGATTTCCCAGTATAAACGCCTTACAGATGCATTTAAAAAGGTTAAACATTTACGTTTACACTATGCTGTAAAAGCTTTGTCCAATGTTTCAGTTCTAAAACTCTTCAATTCTTTAGGAAGTGGTCTCGACACCGTTTCAATACAAGAAGTCAAGTTAGGATTAAAAGCTGGTGTTTCTCCAGAAAAAATAATTTTTACACCAAATGGTGTTTCATTTTCAGAACTTGAAGAAGCCGTTCAATTAGGCGTCCAAATCAATATTGACAATCTAATGATTCTTGAACAATTTGGTCACAAATATCCAAAAGTACCAGTTTGTATCCGAATTAACCCGCATGTCATGGCAGGTGGAAATACTAATATCTCAGTAGGTCATATCGATTCTAAATTCGGAATTTCAATTCACCAATTACCGCATGTTCTAAGGATTGTTGAAAATACCAAAATGACTATCAATGGCGTTCACATGCATACTGGTAGTGATATTTTAGATATTGAAGTATTTCTTCATGCGGCTGAAATTTTATTTGAAACTGCAAAATCATTTAAAAACTTAGAATTTTTAGATTTTGGAAGCGGCTTTAAAGTACCTTATCATGAAAATGACATTGAAACTGATGTTGAACAACTAGGTCAAAAATTAAGTAAACGTTTTAATGAATTTTGTAAAGATTACGGCAAAGATTTAACCTTAGCCTTTGAGCCTGGAAAATTTCTAGTTAGTGAAGCGGGCTTCTTTTTAGCAAAGGTTAATGTGGTTAAACAAACCACTTCAACTGTTTTTGCTCAAATAGACTCTGGCTTCAATCACTTAATTAGGCCAATGCTTTATGGTTCGAAACATGAAATTATCAATATTTCACACCCACGAAAGCAAAAACGATTTTACTCGGTTGTTGGCTATATTTGCGAGACCGATACATTTGCCAACAATAAACGTATTTCTGAAATTAGTGAAGGTGATATTTTAGCCTTTAAAAACGCTGGTGCCTATTGCTATTCGATGGCTAGTAATTATAACTCTAGATTTAGACCTGCAGAGGTTTTGTGGCACAATAACGAAGCTAAACTTATTAGAAAACATGAAAACTTCGATGACTTGATTCGCAACCAAGTTGAAGTCGCCATATAA